In one window of Pseudomonas benzenivorans DNA:
- a CDS encoding cation:proton antiporter produces MNEQQILFAFATIGASALACQWLAWRLRLPAILFLLICGILAGPVLGWLDPQALFGPLLFPMVSMAVALILFEGSLTLHLSEWREIGTVVRRMVTVGALATWAVIAAATHYLLGFTWEMALLFGTLTLVTGPTVIVPMLRVVRPKASVANILRWEGIVIDPIGALLAVVVFSFIIASGEGEGWSQSLATFAGVILCGSLFGVAGGWTLGQVLRRQWLPDYLHNLAVLATVLGVFIASNEAMHESGLLAVTLMGMWLANMKGVDVRHILHFKENLSVLLISGLFILLAARLDLGALLALGPAVLVLLAVIQFVARPLNVALSTFGSNLNWRERALLAWISPRGIVAAAVSAIFAIRLSETGHAGAELLVPLTFAVIIGTVVLQSATARPLASLLKVAEPAPSGFLIVGANPVARTIGKALQQLGCRVLLTDSSWENIRAARMDNLPTYFGNPASQHAEAHLDLVGIGHLLALSPAGELNTLASMRFRHEFGHARLFSLASGQESRRSDKHRASDEHRGRPLGNQALTYPHAASRLAKGAELYSTTLTDSFTWSEYQALHGSRATLLFARDREGWVHVVTPQSNLQPQSGWTLVALVEPQPAGSESAELESLQTS; encoded by the coding sequence ATGAACGAACAGCAAATCCTCTTCGCCTTCGCCACCATCGGCGCATCCGCCCTCGCCTGCCAGTGGCTGGCCTGGCGCCTGCGCCTGCCGGCAATCCTGTTCCTGCTGATCTGCGGCATCCTCGCCGGACCGGTACTGGGCTGGCTCGACCCCCAGGCGCTGTTCGGTCCCCTGCTGTTCCCCATGGTGTCGATGGCGGTGGCGCTGATCCTGTTCGAGGGCAGCCTGACCCTGCACCTGTCCGAGTGGCGCGAGATCGGCACCGTGGTCCGGCGCATGGTCACGGTGGGCGCCCTGGCCACCTGGGCGGTGATCGCCGCCGCCACCCACTATCTGCTCGGCTTCACCTGGGAGATGGCCCTGCTGTTCGGCACCCTGACCCTGGTCACCGGTCCCACGGTGATAGTGCCTATGCTGCGCGTGGTGCGGCCCAAGGCTTCGGTGGCCAATATCCTGCGCTGGGAAGGCATCGTCATCGACCCGATCGGCGCACTGCTGGCCGTGGTGGTGTTCAGCTTCATCATCGCCAGCGGCGAAGGCGAAGGCTGGAGTCAAAGCCTGGCCACCTTCGCCGGCGTGATTCTCTGCGGCAGCCTGTTCGGCGTCGCCGGTGGCTGGACCCTGGGCCAGGTGCTACGGCGCCAGTGGCTGCCGGACTACCTGCACAACCTCGCCGTGCTGGCCACCGTGCTCGGCGTGTTCATCGCCTCCAACGAGGCGATGCACGAGTCCGGCCTGCTCGCGGTGACCCTGATGGGCATGTGGCTGGCCAACATGAAGGGCGTGGACGTGCGGCACATCCTGCACTTCAAGGAGAACCTCAGCGTGCTGCTGATCTCCGGCCTGTTCATCCTGCTCGCCGCGCGTCTCGACCTCGGCGCCCTGCTGGCCCTGGGGCCGGCGGTGCTGGTTCTGCTGGCGGTGATTCAGTTCGTCGCCCGCCCGCTGAACGTGGCCCTGTCCACCTTCGGCTCCAACCTGAACTGGCGCGAACGCGCCCTGCTCGCCTGGATATCCCCGCGCGGCATAGTCGCCGCGGCGGTTTCGGCGATCTTCGCCATCCGCCTGAGCGAAACCGGCCACGCCGGCGCCGAACTGCTGGTACCGCTGACCTTCGCCGTGATCATCGGCACCGTGGTGCTGCAGAGTGCCACCGCCCGCCCCCTGGCCAGCCTGCTCAAGGTCGCCGAGCCGGCCCCCAGCGGTTTTCTCATCGTCGGCGCCAACCCGGTGGCGCGGACCATCGGCAAGGCCCTGCAACAACTGGGCTGCCGCGTACTGCTGACCGATTCGAGCTGGGAGAACATTCGCGCCGCGCGCATGGACAACCTGCCGACCTACTTCGGCAACCCCGCCTCCCAGCATGCCGAGGCGCACCTCGATCTGGTCGGCATCGGTCACCTGCTGGCGCTGTCGCCGGCCGGCGAGCTGAATACCCTGGCGAGCATGCGCTTCCGCCACGAATTCGGCCACGCCCGCCTGTTCAGCCTGGCCAGCGGCCAGGAAAGCCGGCGCAGCGACAAACACCGCGCCAGCGACGAACACCGCGGCCGTCCCCTGGGCAACCAGGCACTGACCTACCCCCATGCAGCCAGTCGCCTGGCCAAGGGCGCCGAGCTGTACAGCACGACCCTGACCGACAGCTTCACCTGGAGCGAATACCAGGCCCTGCACGGCTCACGCGCCACGCTGCTGTTCGCCCGCGACCGCGAAGGCTGGGTGCACGTAGTGACGCCACAGAGCAACCTGCAACCGCAGAGTGGCTGGACCCTGGTGGCCCTGGTCGAGCCCCAGCCGGCGGGCAGCGAGAGCGCCGAGCTGGAAAGCCTGCAGACCTCATAA
- the rplS gene encoding 50S ribosomal protein L19: MTNKIIQQLEAEQMNKEIPAFAPGDTVVVQVKVKEGDRQRLQAFEGVVIAKRNRGLNSAFTVRKISSGVGVERTFQTYSPLVDSLAVKRRGDVRKAKLYYLRDLSGKAARIKEKLA, translated from the coding sequence ATGACTAACAAGATTATCCAGCAGCTCGAAGCCGAGCAGATGAACAAAGAGATCCCGGCCTTCGCCCCAGGCGACACCGTGGTCGTTCAGGTCAAGGTGAAGGAAGGCGACCGTCAGCGTCTGCAGGCCTTCGAAGGCGTCGTCATCGCCAAGCGCAACCGTGGCCTGAACAGCGCCTTCACCGTGCGCAAGATCTCCAGCGGTGTCGGTGTCGAGCGTACTTTCCAGACCTACAGCCCGCTGGTCGACAGCCTGGCTGTCAAGCGTCGTGGTGACGTGCGCAAGGCCAAGCTGTACTACCTGCGCGATCTGTCCGGCAAGGCCGCGCGCATCAAGGAAAAGCTCGCCTAA
- the trmD gene encoding tRNA (guanosine(37)-N1)-methyltransferase TrmD, with protein MPSLRVEVITLFPEMFAAIGEYGITSRAVKQGLLQLTCWNPRSYTTDRHHTVDDRPFGGGPGMVMKIKPLEDALQGAKQAAGGEAKVIYLSPQGRKLTQSAVRELAKEEALILIAGRYEGIDERFIEAHVDEEWSIGDYVLSGGELPAMVLIDAVTRLLPGALGHADSAEEDSFTDGLLDCPHYTRPEVYADKRVPEVLLSGNHEHIRRWRLQQSLGRTWERRVDLLDSRSLSGEEKKLLEEYIRQRDDS; from the coding sequence ATGCCGAGCTTGCGCGTCGAAGTCATTACGTTGTTCCCGGAGATGTTTGCCGCCATCGGCGAATACGGCATCACTAGCCGTGCGGTGAAGCAGGGGCTGTTGCAGCTGACCTGTTGGAACCCGCGGAGCTACACCACAGACCGTCACCACACGGTGGATGATCGGCCTTTCGGTGGCGGTCCGGGTATGGTGATGAAGATCAAGCCGCTCGAGGATGCTTTGCAGGGTGCGAAGCAGGCCGCGGGGGGTGAGGCGAAGGTGATTTACCTCTCGCCGCAAGGCCGTAAGCTGACCCAGTCAGCGGTACGCGAACTGGCGAAGGAGGAGGCACTGATCCTCATCGCCGGACGCTACGAAGGCATCGACGAGCGCTTTATCGAGGCGCATGTCGATGAAGAATGGTCGATCGGCGATTACGTCCTGTCCGGCGGTGAGCTTCCGGCCATGGTGCTGATCGATGCGGTAACGCGCCTCTTGCCTGGTGCACTAGGTCATGCGGACTCGGCCGAGGAGGACTCCTTTACGGATGGCCTGCTCGACTGCCCGCACTACACCCGCCCGGAGGTGTATGCGGATAAACGTGTTCCCGAGGTGTTGCTTAGCGGCAACCATGAACACATCCGGCGCTGGCGTTTGCAGCAGTCCCTTGGTCGGACCTGGGAGCGCCGTGTCGATCTTCTGGATAGCCGCTCGCTTTCTGGAGAAGAGAAGAAGCTGCTGGAGGAATACATCCGCCAGCGGGACGATAGTTAA
- the rimM gene encoding ribosome maturation factor RimM (Essential for efficient processing of 16S rRNA) → MSTTPAPAEDLVVLGKIVSVHGVRGEVKVYSFTDPVDNVLDYRRWTLRRDNEVKQVELASGRLQGKVLVAKLKGLDDREVARSYAGFEICVARSELPELSEGEFYWYQLEGLSVIDQAGQLLGKIDHLFETGANDVMVVKPSPGSLDDRERLLPYTGQCVLSIDLAAGEMRVDWDADF, encoded by the coding sequence ATGAGCACGACGCCGGCACCTGCCGAGGATCTGGTTGTACTCGGCAAGATCGTTTCGGTGCATGGCGTGCGAGGGGAGGTGAAGGTGTACTCCTTTACCGATCCCGTGGATAACGTGCTCGACTACCGTCGTTGGACGCTCAGGCGCGATAACGAGGTAAAGCAGGTCGAATTGGCCAGTGGCCGCCTGCAGGGCAAGGTCCTGGTAGCGAAGCTCAAGGGGCTCGACGATCGCGAAGTGGCGCGTAGCTACGCCGGTTTCGAGATTTGCGTGGCCCGTAGCGAGTTGCCGGAACTGAGCGAAGGCGAGTTCTACTGGTATCAGTTGGAAGGTCTCAGCGTCATCGATCAGGCGGGGCAGTTGCTCGGCAAGATCGACCACCTGTTCGAGACCGGTGCCAACGATGTGATGGTGGTCAAGCCCAGCCCGGGCAGTCTGGATGATCGCGAACGCCTGCTGCCCTATACCGGGCAATGTGTGCTGTCGATCGACCTGGCTGCCGGCGAGATGCGGGTGGACTGGGACGCGGACTTCTGA
- the rpsP gene encoding 30S ribosomal protein S16, producing MVTIRLARGGSKKRPFYHLTVTNSRNARDGRFVERIGFFNPIASGAEVKLSVNQERANYWLSQGAQPSERVAQLLKEAAKAAA from the coding sequence ATGGTAACCATCCGTCTTGCTCGTGGCGGCTCCAAAAAGCGCCCCTTCTACCACCTGACCGTGACCAACAGCCGCAATGCGCGCGATGGTCGCTTCGTTGAGCGCATCGGCTTCTTCAATCCGATTGCCTCGGGTGCCGAAGTGAAGCTGTCCGTGAATCAAGAGCGTGCCAACTACTGGCTGAGCCAGGGCGCGCAGCCGTCTGAGCGTGTTGCTCAGCTGCTGAAGGAAGCTGCTAAGGCCGCAGCCTAA
- the ffh gene encoding signal recognition particle protein, which translates to MFENLTDRLSQTLRNVTGKAKLTEDNIKDTLREVRMALLEADVALPVVKDFVGKVKERAVGTEVSKSLTPGQAFVKIVRAELEELMGAANEDLALSVAPPAVVLMAGLQGAGKTTTAGKLARFLKERKKKSVLVVSADVYRPAAIKQLETLAADIGVTFFPSDISQKPVAIAEAAIREAKLKFIDVVIVDTAGRLAIDAEMMAEIQVLHGAIKPAETLFVVDAMTGQDAANTAKAFADALPLTGVVLTKVDGDARGGAALSVRHVTGKPIKFIGMGEKSEALEPFHPERIASRILGMGDVLSLIEQAEQTLDREKAEKLTKKLKKGKGFDLEDFRDQLQQMKNMGGLGGLMDKLPQMGGVNLAQMGNAQGAAEKQFKQMEAIINSMTPAERRDPEIISGSRKRRIALGSGTQVQDIGRLIKQHKQMQKMMKKFTAKGGMAKMMRGMGGMFPGGGLPKI; encoded by the coding sequence ATGTTCGAAAATCTTACCGACCGCCTCTCGCAGACCCTGCGAAACGTCACTGGCAAAGCCAAGCTGACCGAGGACAACATCAAAGACACCCTGCGCGAAGTGCGCATGGCCCTGCTCGAAGCCGACGTCGCGCTGCCGGTGGTCAAGGACTTCGTGGGCAAGGTCAAGGAGCGGGCGGTCGGCACCGAGGTGTCGAAGAGCCTGACACCGGGCCAGGCCTTCGTGAAGATCGTCCGCGCCGAGCTGGAAGAGCTGATGGGCGCGGCCAACGAGGACCTCGCCCTGAGTGTCGCGCCGCCGGCGGTGGTGCTGATGGCGGGCCTGCAGGGCGCCGGTAAGACCACCACGGCCGGCAAGCTGGCGCGCTTCCTCAAGGAGCGCAAGAAGAAGAGCGTGCTGGTGGTCTCCGCGGACGTCTATCGCCCGGCGGCGATCAAGCAGCTGGAGACCCTGGCCGCCGATATCGGCGTGACCTTCTTCCCCTCGGACATCAGCCAGAAGCCAGTGGCGATCGCCGAGGCGGCGATCCGCGAGGCCAAGCTCAAGTTCATCGACGTGGTGATAGTCGATACCGCCGGTCGCCTGGCCATCGACGCCGAGATGATGGCCGAGATCCAGGTCCTGCACGGCGCGATCAAGCCGGCCGAAACGCTGTTCGTGGTCGACGCCATGACCGGTCAGGATGCCGCCAATACCGCCAAGGCCTTCGCCGATGCGCTGCCGCTGACCGGCGTGGTGCTGACCAAGGTCGATGGCGATGCCCGCGGCGGTGCGGCCCTGTCGGTGCGCCACGTCACCGGCAAGCCGATCAAGTTCATCGGCATGGGCGAGAAGAGCGAGGCCCTCGAGCCCTTCCACCCCGAGCGGATCGCCTCGCGCATCCTCGGCATGGGCGACGTGCTCAGCCTGATCGAGCAGGCCGAACAGACCCTCGATCGTGAGAAGGCCGAGAAGCTGACCAAGAAGCTGAAGAAGGGCAAGGGTTTCGACCTGGAAGACTTCCGCGACCAGCTGCAGCAGATGAAGAACATGGGCGGTCTCGGCGGCCTGATGGACAAGCTGCCGCAGATGGGCGGCGTCAACCTGGCGCAGATGGGCAATGCCCAGGGCGCGGCGGAAAAGCAGTTCAAGCAGATGGAGGCGATCATCAACTCCATGACCCCTGCCGAGCGGCGCGACCCCGAGATCATCAGCGGGTCGCGCAAGCGCCGTATCGCCCTGGGTTCCGGTACCCAGGTGCAGGACATCGGCCGGCTGATCAAGCAGCACAAGCAGATGCAGAAGATGATGAAGAAGTTCACCGCCAAGGGCGGCATGGCCAAGATGATGCGGGGGATGGGCGGCATGTTCCCCGGCGGCGGTCTGCCGAAGATTTGA
- a CDS encoding cytochrome C assembly family protein: MHPLLPSLAAACLYAGATAYQSLRLTRRVAPDKRLLALLGVLALLFHGASLFAQMSHSAGLALDFFNAASLIAFAVILLSLLACLRMPVENLLLLLFPLGCLTVLLAQLMPNGTLRPINEEPGILAHILLSIIAYGILTIAAFQSLLLLLQDYQLKHKHPSGLIKSFPPLQTMESLLFGFLWAGWILLSLSLLSGALFLDDLLAQHLAHKTILSSFAWVVFAVLLWGRHQLGWRGHKAIRWTLAGFCLLMLAYFGSKLVREFILHI; this comes from the coding sequence ATGCACCCTCTGCTGCCCAGCCTCGCAGCCGCCTGCCTGTACGCCGGCGCCACTGCCTACCAGAGCCTTCGACTCACGCGGCGCGTCGCGCCGGACAAACGCCTGCTGGCCCTGCTCGGCGTGCTCGCCCTGCTCTTTCACGGCGCCAGCCTGTTCGCGCAGATGAGCCACAGCGCCGGCCTGGCCCTGGACTTCTTCAATGCCGCCAGCCTGATCGCCTTCGCGGTGATCCTGCTGAGCCTGCTGGCCTGCCTGCGCATGCCGGTGGAAAATCTGCTGCTGCTGCTCTTTCCCCTGGGATGTCTGACGGTATTGCTGGCGCAGCTGATGCCCAACGGTACCCTGCGACCGATCAACGAGGAGCCGGGCATCCTCGCCCACATCCTGCTGTCGATCATCGCCTACGGCATCCTGACCATCGCCGCGTTCCAGTCCCTGCTGCTGTTGCTGCAGGACTACCAGCTCAAGCACAAGCACCCGTCCGGCCTGATCAAGAGCTTCCCGCCGCTGCAAACCATGGAAAGCCTGCTGTTCGGCTTCCTCTGGGCCGGCTGGATACTGCTCTCGCTGTCGCTGCTGTCCGGCGCGCTGTTTCTCGACGACCTGCTCGCCCAACACCTGGCGCACAAGACCATCCTCTCCAGCTTCGCCTGGGTGGTGTTCGCCGTGCTGCTATGGGGTCGCCATCAGCTCGGCTGGCGCGGGCACAAGGCCATCCGCTGGACCCTGGCGGGCTTCTGCCTGCTGATGCTGGCGTATTTCGGCAGCAAGCTGGTCCGCGAATTCATCCTGCATATCTAG